One Chloroflexota bacterium genomic region harbors:
- a CDS encoding GNAT family N-acetyltransferase yields MATVAILSPRRADAPMQSGSDAVPSAGPGPAAARSAAPALTLTPMSPADLECFIREEIADCLREHIEDERWPASVPLDRAEEELSTIARLEREAVRSQDHRLWAAQTPDGTVVGWLWVKLPVTGACAGRAFLCQMTVAACMRRRGFGRAMLAALEQRLLAEGVSELWLNVWEENAAAKSLYENTGFEVLERHATIRQMRKRLLTG; encoded by the coding sequence GTGGCGACCGTGGCCATCCTGTCGCCGAGGCGCGCCGACGCGCCGATGCAGTCCGGCAGCGATGCCGTGCCATCGGCCGGGCCTGGACCGGCCGCAGCTCGGTCGGCCGCGCCGGCGCTGACGTTGACGCCGATGTCGCCGGCCGACCTGGAGTGCTTCATCCGCGAGGAGATCGCCGATTGCCTGCGCGAGCACATCGAGGATGAGCGCTGGCCGGCCAGCGTGCCCTTGGACCGCGCCGAGGAGGAGTTGTCCACGATCGCGCGCCTGGAACGCGAGGCTGTGCGGTCGCAGGATCACCGGCTGTGGGCGGCCCAGACCCCGGACGGGACGGTGGTCGGCTGGCTCTGGGTGAAGCTGCCGGTGACCGGGGCCTGCGCCGGGCGGGCGTTCCTCTGCCAGATGACGGTGGCGGCCTGCATGCGCCGGCGCGGCTTCGGCCGGGCGATGCTGGCCGCTCTGGAGCAACGGCTGCTGGCTGAGGGCGTGTCCGAGCTCTGGCTCAACGTCTGGGAGGAGAACGCCGCCGCCAAGTCGCTCTACGAGAACACCGGCTTCGAGGTGCTGGAGCGTCACGCGACGATTCGCCAGATGCGCAAGCGACTGTTGACTGGATGA